GATTAGAGGCCCTGGTGGCATAGAAACGAGaattgggggggcggggggggaaggggagacaggaggagagaggggaaagagggagggagagagagagagagagagaacaagaaccaAGACCCGGTGCTGATGAGAATGGATTCATAGGAACCTAGGGGCAATCGGAGATCTGTCCTTCTACCTTGAGGGAAGTAAAAGCAAGAAGGGGCTTTCTGTACATCAAAGAGACCCAAGGATGCCCACCTGTAGCCACGACGAGCTTTTCCCACGGCCCGAACACCCGCCTGAGGAGCCCCACACTAACAAACACGGTGTGAACTTCCTTTCCATCTGTCAGTCGAGGGACACTATCCCCCAACACCAGGGGTTTCCCTCAGCTCCTAGCAGCGACCATCGAAACCTGACAGGCTCCAGAAAGCTGCCCGAGAAGTCCCCGGCGTCCCGACCCGTCCCCTTGGCGTGGGTCTCTCTCCAGGACCTCCCGGATCCTCCCCGCCCGCGCGGACGGCGCACGCAGACTTACCCGGAGCTCGCCCTCCGTGCGGTGCAGTCCCAGGCGCCGCAGCCCCACCGCCAGGTCGTTGACACACAGGCCGCCGTCGCGGTTGACGTCGAGGGTTTGGAAGAGGCTCCACAGGCGCAGCTGGTGGTCCGGGCCGCCGCAGACGGCGCCGCCGCACGGGTCCCCTACCGAAGCCGGCGACGAGGCGGGCGACGAGGCGGTGGCGGTGGCGTCCGGCGGCGGGGAGGCCACGCAGCGGCACAACACACTGCTCACCATCGGGCGCGAGGCGGGGGCGCCGGACGCCGAGCTGAAGGCGGCAGGAGAGCGACCGGAGCGCGGAAGCACGCCGGCTGTTCTCCGACGGCAAGCGCGGGCTCCGAGAAGCCGGCCGACGGGAGGGAGGGGCAGCTTCCGGGAGCCCCGCCCCGCGGCGCGCGGAGGCGCTGGCCCCGCCCTCCGGCGCGCTGTCGACCAATCACGGGCCGGGATGTCGGCTCCGGAATCAATGAGGGGGCGGGGCCGCCGTGCCAGCTCGAAGTCGATTCAAACGGAGGGAATCGGGGATTGGCTGCAGCTGGGTAACAGGCAAGCGGAAAGCCCTGCGTCCAATTCCCATTCAGAAGCTCTGCTTAGACTGCGGAATGACGAGGCTGAGGGGAGCGTTTGTGTACGGAGAGATCGTAGCTACCCGTGGAAATGAAATGTGTACGAGGGCAACTGTGGACTGAAGTTAGAAGACACAAAGCAccactaaataaaatgtaaatttaaacgGGCTGACGACTCAAGGCCGAGAACACGAATCAAAAACAGGAGGCTAAGCTTCTAGTAGTCTCCTAGACTGCCAATAAAACAGCTGAATTTCACAACGTAATAGTCGCGATACGAACAACTGAACGACAGTCTGACTTCCCAATGGAAGTGAATAATGTCCATGTGGGCGGACATCCTGAAGCGACAGACATACCTTTAGACCAATGACCAGGCCAGTTCTAGCAAAGAGGTGTGTCCTCAGAGGAATGGCAGGCCTGGAGAGCCAGTGATCGGCCAGACATTTGAGCCACGCCAAACCTGGAGGGCGGGGCTTCTCCGGGATGTGCCTAGGGGCGGGAAGAAGGGAAGTGGGCGGATCTCCGCACACCCCAGCGGAAGAGGCAGATTCAGGAAGCCATTACGCAGCTGGCTAGCGGCGGTCGGGCCGGTCAGGGCTGGGCCCTACGCACTTTGCGTAGCGAAGGGGGGTTACTTAAGGCCTGGTACTTGGCCTTGAACAAGCCCTGCCTGTCCCCCTAAAAGGGATGGGGGTGAAAGAGAGGCGAGgctgaaaaagaagagaagagaaattggggCTGTTAAGGgcattataatttcttttaaaagagaggaaagggaaggccaTGGCTGTCCCAgccaagaagaggaagatgaactTTTCAGAGCGGGAGGTGGAGATCATCGTAGAGGAACTGGAACTGAAGAAGCACCTGCTGGTGAACCACTTCAATGCTGGGGTCCCTCTGGCTGCCAAGAGTGCAGCCTGGCATGGCATCCTGAGAAGGGTCAACGCTGTGGCCACCTGCCGTAGGGAGCTGCCCGAAGTCAAGAAGAAGTGGTCTGACCTCAAGACGGAGGTCCGTCGCAAGGTTGCCCAAGTCCGAGCTGCTGTAGAAGGTGGCGAGACTCCAGGGCCCACAGAAGATGATGGACCTGGTGGACCTGGGACAggcagtggcagtggtggcaATGGCACAGCCATAGCTCCTGTACTGCTGACCCCCATGCAGCAGAGGATCTGCAATCTGTTGGGTGAGGCCACCATCATCAGCCTACCCAGTACCACAGAGATCCATCCCGTGGCCCTCGGACCCACAGCCACTACAGCCGCAGCCACGGTCACCCTGACACAGAGTGAGTGAGCTCTCCTGCTCAGTTCAGCTGCATAAATGGGACGGGCCAGCAAGTGCTGGGACAGCCTGGGGCAAATTGGCTGCCAAGGGTCAAAAGTCAGATGGCGATCTTGGAAAGACCATGAGGTCTTCTGAGAAGTCCCCAGACTGAAGTGATCTTGTTCTTTTAGGGTCTTCCTCAGCATGTGGACATCTGGATGTCCATGACTTCCACATGCTGACCTATGGAGTGTTGAAGACAGAGACTGTTGTAGC
The nucleotide sequence above comes from Mastomys coucha isolate ucsf_1 unplaced genomic scaffold, UCSF_Mcou_1 pScaffold15, whole genome shotgun sequence. Encoded proteins:
- the Naif1 gene encoding nuclear apoptosis-inducing factor 1 — protein: MAVPAKKRKMNFSEREVEIIVEELELKKHLLVNHFNAGVPLAAKSAAWHGILRRVNAVATCRRELPEVKKKWSDLKTEVRRKVAQVRAAVEGGETPGPTEDDGPGGPGTGSGSGGNGTAIAPVLLTPMQQRICNLLGEATIISLPSTTEIHPVALGPTATTAAATVTLTQIPTETTYHTLEEGVVEYCTTEAPQPLPTEAPVEMIAQPPDTSVKPQALKSRIALNSAKLIQEQRVTNLHIKEIAQHLEQQNDLLQMIRRSQEMQACAQERQAQAMEGTQAALSVLIQVLRPMIKDFRRYLQSNTPNPAPAPDPGQVTQNGQPDSIIQ